Below is a window of Dictyostelium discoideum AX4 chromosome 1 chromosome, whole genome shotgun sequence DNA.
tttttatagaaAAGTTAATTGTTAATGTATCGTTTATGATAAAACCATTGTTATTGGCTTGATCAcatactttaaaaaattgtaaagaCCAAGAATCATTTAAACCTTTAAATATATCAgtttctgaaaaaaaaaaaattagaataattagaatatatataataataatattatttaaaataaataaatatattaaattcataCTTGTttgtaaatcattttttaaaggatcttcattttcaatttcaaaagagaatttaattgttgattcaGTTTGATAAAGTTTTACTAAACTAATTGTACAATTATGCCACATTACAGATGAACCATTTGGGTAGACTCTAATTGAGAAAGGTTTATTTTGAGAGAGATTAAAATCTAGtgataaatatttctttGGTGGATATTGGTTTAATTTATCAGTCCAATTTGAAATTACCCATTTACCACGAAACATggtattatcattattatatcTATCTAATTTAGCTgttaatatttcatttaaatcattacaaTGACTTAAttccaatttcaattgattgattatatcattttgttgattgaattgattatttatgaATAGTAAATGGTTGTCGCTTGATAGATGATTTGCCAATTGGTTACGTTTGACTCTTTCTTTACAACCACTTTCTTTTAAGAtacaatcaatttcaatcatTGCACAATCAACACTTAAATGGTCATCTAAGTCGCATCTTGCAATTAATTGATCTTGATTACAAGTTGGACATTTAACCAATAACTTTGGACAATGATTTTCAGTATGTGATTCAATATCAACTCTTGAGCAATCTTTACCACATAATGTACAACCTATAATACCATAAGGGCATTCATCTCTATGTTTTTCACTTTGATTATATCTATAGTCATAACCACATATATCCAACTCACTACATAAATCATTTGCATAAAGATTTgtacattttaaaaatctataTTCACATTGCTTTAAATGACTATCTAATTGATCAATtgttaaaatttctttacaaccattatttatatcttttattaattcttgaggttgttgttgttgaggttgttgaggttgttcaatttcatttgcaCTTGATCCTTCATTACCATtgccatttttattattattatttaaatttaattctctttttaaaaatgaatttggacaatttatatttaattttctaatCTCTTTCTCTAAATATCTATTCTTActtaatgattcaattgatttaatttcacaACGACATGTCATAcactctttttttgattttacaatttttataaaacaatttttacatgcttttaataataacatatataataataataataataataataataataataataataataataataataataataataataataataataataataataataataataataataataataataataataataataataataataatgccaCGGTTAgattaaaactatttttaaaaaaaaaaaagtttttattttttttaaaaacttaccAACATGACCATTTCTACATTGTAAAgcttcaattaataaacattCACATACACAACATGTATAATCATCATTAATATCTTCATTAATCAATAATTCATCAAGTGTAATGCTTATTAGTGATGTcatattttatctttttttattactattattattattattattattttgaaatgcGATATAGGATAGTTTATCTCagtttgaaattaaataaaaaaattaaaaaaaaaaaaaaataaatgaaaaaaaaaaaataaaaaaaaaaaaataaaaataaaaaagaaattaaaattaattttttttgggaaattTGGATGGgtgtttattgtttattataataataaaaatccaaTCGTTTTGGTATTGAAAAACACAAAATTGGTGTTTggttgattttatttttatttttttatttttattttaatttagatattacattttaaaaattctataACCAACAATATCTTGATATGTATAATATGATTTTGTAAAACCAGGATCATTAACATACACATAATCAGATTCAGTTGTATCATAACCAGTTGCTAAAACGAAATGTGAACCTTGATTtacattaattattaaaattaaatcttttttatttaacattGAAATGATATCATCCATTGTATATTGTGAAGATGGAAATGAACCAacataattaattttatttgaaacatTTTCTAATGATGATTCaactaataaattatcaccTTCATAACCACTATTACTCTTTAACCATGTATTCAATGAACCTGGATTTGAAATTCCATCATCAATTGTAATACCTTTACCTCCAATTGCCATCGAACATGAAGACATTAAACAACCAACATCACAAATTGTTTctgtaataattaaatcattaccCCAACGTGAATCacacttttaaaataaataaataaataaataaatacaatacactaaatttgttttttttttttatttttcaaaaaaataacctACTTGTTTATAAAGTGGATATGAAAATGGAATAACTGGTTTTGATGATACATTTCCAATTATAAGGATAATagctaaaaataaaaataatttcattttttttttttttaattaatattaattttttatatttttaaattaaaaataaaaacctttccaaattttgaaaaaaaaaaaataaaaaaaataaaataaaatattttttattaaaaatatctaaaatgaatctttggaatttttaaaaatacctCAAAGATCctggtaaataaaaaaataaaataatatcttgttcatttttttttttttaacaagcGACCTTTGGtaatgtaattttttttttttttttttatttatcttttttttttttatttttaacacaAAGAATTTgcttttaatgaaaatttatcaaaGGTTGTGTTTGgaagatttaattttgaaagttCAAGTTTTACccatttttttgatttttgaattGCAAATtcatattcaattttttcatttgggaaaagttttattatttttgaaattactATTAAGGTAAcccaaatattatataattgatCTGATGATAATTCCACAGGTGcattaccaattgaaattcCCATTTGAGAAATGGTTGACTTTGTCCATGATCCATTTGCTCTTTGAATTCTTaacaaatcaattaaatcaaatgatgatgatgattttgtcTTGGATGATGTTGTTTTTGTAGTTTCTTCTTTGGTTTCacttttctttgattttttaacaGACTGTCTTGAAATATCTTCATCTACATCggaaaatcttttttttgtaattgttgttgttgttgttgttgttggtgctgCGGTTTTACTTTTCTTAGATTTGGTTAACAGACAttgtgatttatttttagttgcACTAACTTGATTTTCAAAACTAAACTGATCAATTATGTCAATGAAATCCATAGATTCTAAAGTTGGTTTAGTTGATTCACACTTAACAATGAATGAGGTATGTTTTGAAAGTATTCCATACTTTTTACTCAATTCAACAATTCtagttttattatctttttttttctttctttctttctcttctaaatctttaatttgatGATATGCTGATAATCtatgaatttgattttgatttgttgttgctgttgttgttgatgatgatgatgatgatgatgatgatgatgatgatgatgatgatgatgatgatgatgatgatgatgatgatgatgatgatgatgatgatattatacaattattttttaaatccaattcaattggaattgataatttatcacCTTTTGGACCATCACAAGTCATTGTAATAATTAATggttttgaattttcaattgaatcattaatGATATCTTTTAATCTTGTTGATAATGActcaatcattaaataaacgATCATTCTTTCTTGATAAAATAATGGTCTAATTTGTGAAGGTGATTGAATTATAATATCCTccttacaattattattatttttatttttatttttattatttgaaaataatgttgataaatctaatttaatatttgaaaacattggttttaatgaaatatttaataatttcataacttgtttttcaaaattatcattatctgtAATGAATTCATAATGACCTTTACATGCATTTGATaaaccaattattaaatcaatatctACACTATCACCAATACCATAGGTGAATATACGAGTTGTATTTGACTCTTTTGAGAGGTAATGAATGATTTTATCTCTATGAGGTGCTTCACCATCAGTTAGAATGAAAAGTTGTCTTGGATATTCTGGatttggtggtgatgataaaatatttttaattggtgtt
It encodes the following:
- a CDS encoding hypothetical protein (AW551984 protein), with the protein product MSSDNNDNNNNHSYKEANYYNYYRLLENNLKKKSRGLFLTENNKKKSKVFKLTKFSIDTEINDCSSTSKWTQIYSNDSKTPIEARYKIPLHPTWIITDFRVESQDKVVVLIGKIKEHEKALNNYNDTIANGGQSFLASKSSIEDLDFFNLNIGNLPPNETVKITLTITSEIGTHINGQLHYYLHHSLFPTYNFNFNLNIIIKLSNSIESIINWYGNSKRILNINSSNTGCGSDDGDDDVIKVLYNNSNNKEIKIKSNDKLNSIEDSLVLIIQPSIINDEPKSMIEYNKIENSLAVSINYYSSFKDIKIEDMNQKSEFIFLIDCSGSMVGEPMRKVKRAMEIIIRSLNENQHRVNVVCFGSSFKKVFKVSRDYNDETLECLSKYIQSIEANLGGTELLTPIKNILSSPPNPEYPRQLFILTDGEAPHRDKIIHYLSKESNTTRIFTYGIGDSVDIDLIIGLSNACKGHYEFITDNDNFEKQVMKLLNISLKPMFSNIKLDLSTLFSNNKNKNKNNNNCKEDIIIQSPSQIRPLFYQERMIVYLMIESLSTRLKDIINDSIENSKPLIITMTCDGPKGDKLSIPIELDLKNNCIISSSSSSSSSSSSSSSSSSSSSSSSSSSSSSTTTATTNQNQIHRLSAYHQIKDLEEKERKKKKDNKTRIVELSKKYGILSKHTSFIVKCESTKPTLESMDFIDIIDQFSFENQVSATKNKSQCLLTKSKKSKTAAPTTTTTTTITKKRFSDVDEDISRQSVKKSKKSETKEETTKTTSSKTKSSSSFDLIDLLRIQRANGSWTKSTISQMGISIGNAPVELSSDQLYNIWVTLIVISKIIKLFPNEKIEYEFAIQKSKKWVKLELSKLNLPNTTFDKFSLKANSLC